DNA from Longimicrobiaceae bacterium:
CCCGGTGCGCTCCTGGAAGCGGCGCCACCCCGGCCCGCCGGGGCGCACGCGGAGGTAGAACGACTCCAGCTTCTCCTCGCTCTCCGGCTTGGTGAGGTACATGATCGGCACCCAGATCAGCAGCGTGATCCCGGCGGTCACCATCAGCCGCAGTCCGAAGTCCTCGATCTTGAGCGAGTAGATGGGATTATCAATCGAGGTGATGAACCCCACCAGGAACCCGGCCACCATGGACGACAGCTCGGCCCAGGCGTTGATCCGCCACCAGTACCAGCGGAGGATCAGCACCAGCCCGGGGCCGGTCCCCACCGCCAGGATCAGCCGGTACACCGTCCCGATGTCCTGCGCCTGGAAGGCCGCCCACGCCGCGATCACCGTCACCAGCACCGACGACACCCGCGCCGCCGCGACCAGCTCCCGCTGCGAGGCCCCGGGGCGGAGGAAGCGCGCGTACAGGTCGTTGGTCATGTACGACGCGCTCCAGTTGATCAGCGTGGACACGGTGCTCATGAACGCCGCCAGGAGCGAGGCCACCACCAGCCCCAGGAGCCCCGTCGGGAGGAACTCCAGCATCAGCATGGGATAGCCCAGCTCCTTGTCCTCCAGGTCGGGGTAGATGGCGAGCGCCACCAGCGCCACCAGCACCCAGGGCCAGGTGCGCACCACGTAGTGCATGATGTTGAAGAACCAGGCGGCCTTCTCCGCGTCCGCCTCGGTCTTCACCGCGGAAAGGCGCTGGATGAACTCGCCGCCGCCGTCCGAGCGGCGGAAGGCCCACCAGAGCACCGCCACGTACGAGAAGAAGGTGAGCGCGCTGATCCCCGCCGCCTGCGACCACCCCACGAGCTGGTCGCGCCCGAAGGTGAGCGGGGTGAAGGAGAGCGCGTCGAACTCCGTGTGCGCCTGCGCCAGCCGCACCACGTCGTCCAGCCCGC
Protein-coding regions in this window:
- a CDS encoding sodium:solute symporter family protein codes for the protein MRWIDWVVVLVYLFATLGLGVYLARRASGSLVDFFVGGRSLPWWLAGTSMAATTFSIDTPLYVAGVVGTRGIAGNWEWWGYAIAHVILIYVFARLWRRAEIVTDNELTELRYGGRPAAVLRGVKGFLFAVVIGSIGTGYAMLAMVKTVDALQIFPSLGLDVGDNGKMWAVVAVSVLVLAYAGVSGLWGVVATDFFQFFLALVGALLVAVFAVSHVGGLDDVVRLAQAHTEFDALSFTPLTFGRDQLVGWSQAAGISALTFFSYVAVLWWAFRRSDGGGEFIQRLSAVKTEADAEKAAWFFNIMHYVVRTWPWVLVALVALAIYPDLEDKELGYPMLMLEFLPTGLLGLVVASLLAAFMSTVSTLINWSASYMTNDLYARFLRPGASQRELVAAARVSSVLVTVIAAWAAFQAQDIGTVYRLILAVGTGPGLVLILRWYWWRINAWAELSSMVAGFLVGFITSIDNPIYSLKIEDFGLRLMVTAGITLLIWVPIMYLTKPESEEKLESFYLRVRPGGPGWRRFQERTGVPPAQDLGKDLQRVLAGILIVFGLMFAVGALLLYRWTTLGVTAAMAAAGFVWLRSLGPSVAAPPRPEAPTHPHPGRA